Proteins co-encoded in one Scylla paramamosain isolate STU-SP2022 chromosome 43, ASM3559412v1, whole genome shotgun sequence genomic window:
- the LOC135093451 gene encoding salivary glue protein Sgs-3-like, translating to MILQNQILQSLTTVNPDTAESDTVEPNTAEPNTAEPDTAECNTVEPDTAEPNTAEPNTAGPDTAEPNIAEADIAEPNTAEPDTAEPNAAEPNTAEPDITEPITTKPNTAEINTAELDTAEPNTAEPDTTEANTAEPNTAKHDTTDPNTAEPNTTEPDTAEPKTTEPDTADLDTTEPNTAEPDTLEPDIAEADIAEPNTVEPITAEPDTTEPSTAEPDIAEPDTEERDSAEPNTAELATAERNTAPNATEIDNPEPNTAEPDTAEPDTAELNTAESDTAEPNAAEIDNVEPNTAEPDTAEPNTAEPDAT from the exons ATGATACTACAGAACCAGATACTGCAGAGCCTGACAACTGTAAACCCTGATACTGCAGAGTCTGATACTGTAGAGCCTAACACTGCAGAGCCTAACACTGCAGAGCCTGACACTGCAGAGTGTAACACTGTAGAGCCTGACACAGCAGAGCCTAACACTGCAGAGCCTAACACTGCAGGGCCTGACACTGCGGAACCTAACATTGCAGAGGCTGACATTGCAGAGCCTAACACTGCAGAACCTGACACTGCAGAGCCTAATGCTGCAGAGCCTAACACCGCAGAGCCTGATATCACAGAGCCTATCACTACAAAGCCTAACACTGCAGAGATTAACACTGCGGAGCTTGATACTGCGGAGCCTAACACCGCAGAGCCTGACACAACAGAGGCTAACACTGCAGAGCCTAACACTGCAAAGCATGACACCACAGATCCTAACACTGCAGAGCCTAACACCACAGAGCCTGACACTGCAGAGCCTAAGACTACAGAGCCTGACACTGCAGACCTTGACACTACAGAGCCTAACACTGCAGAGCCTGATACTCTTGAACCTGACATTGCAGAGGCTGACATTGCAGAGCCTAACACTGTCGAGCCTATCACTGCAGAGCCTGACACTACTGAACCCAGCACTGCAGAGCCTGACATTGCAGAGCCTGACACTGAAGAGCGTGACTCTGCAGAACCTAACACTGCAGAGCTTGCTACTGCAGAGCGTAACACCGCA CCTAACGCTACAGAGATTGATAATCCAGAGCCTAACACTGCAGAGCCTGACACTGCAGAGCCTGATACTGCAGAGCTTAACACTGCAGAGTCTGACACTGCAGAGCCTAACGCTGCAGAGATTGATAATGTAGAGCCTAACACTGCAGAGCCTGACACTGCAGAGCCTAATACTGCAGAACCTGATGCTACATAA
- the LOC135093452 gene encoding mucin-2-like — MTRAANFVLYSETRASQSRTLRTLTVQSNTAEPDIAEPDLAEPNTAENNSAGHHTEGTNTAESDTTEYDTAEPDTPETYTIEPNTAETDIAEPNTAEHDTSLTLLSLNTTESDTAEPDIAEPDTAKPNTAEPDTAEPDTVELNTAESDTVEPNTAEPDTAENNTTEPDTAEPDTAKPDIAEPDTTVTNTAEPDTAKPNTAQPDTAEPDTAKPNTSNTVELDTTEPDIVEPDTAEPDTAELNTTEPDTAEPDTAEPNTAEPDTAELNTAEPDTAEPDTAEPDTAELNTAEPDTAELNTAEPDTAEPDTAELNTAEPDTAEPNTAEPDTAEPNTAEPDTAEPNTAEPDKAEPNTAEPDTTEVITTEPNTAELNTAELVTAEPDTAEPDTAEPNTAEADTAEPNTAEADTAEPNTAEPDTTELITTEPNTAELNTAELVTVEPNTAEPDKTESNTKEPNIAEPNTAETNTAEHDTAETDTAEPNTTEPDTAEPDTVEPDTTKADTTDPDTAEPDTVEPDTTKADTTDPDTSKPNTAESDTVKPETAEPETAEPDAIEPDIAVPDTAEPNTAEPDTADPNTAEPDTTEP, encoded by the exons CAGCAAATTTTGTTCTGTACTCCGAGACTAGAGCGAGCCAGAGTCGGACACTGCGGACTCTAACAGTGCAGTCTAACACTGCAGAGCCTGACATTGCAGAGCCTGACTTAGCAGAGCCTAACACTGCAGAGAATAACAGTGCAGGGCATCATACTGAAGGGACTAACACAGCAGAGTCTGACACCACAGAGTACGACACTGCAGAACCTGATACACCAG AGACTTACACTATAGAGCCTAATACTGCAGAGACTGACATTGCAGAGCCTAACACTGCAGAGCATGATACT AGCCTGACACTGCTGAGCCTAAACACTACAGAATCTGATACTGCGGAGCCTGACATTGCAGAGCCTGACACTGCAAAGCCTAACACTGCAGAGCCTGATACTGCAGAGCCTGATACTGTAGAACTTAATACTGCAGAGTCTGACACTGTAGAGCCTAACACTGCAGAGCCTGATACTGCAGAGAATAACACTACAGAGCCTGACACTGCAGAACCTGACACTGCAAAGCCTGACATTGCAGAGCCTGATACTACAGTCACTAACACTGCAGAGCCCGACACTGCAAAGCCTAACACTGCACAGCCTGACACTGCAGAACCTGATACTGCAAAGCCAAACACC TCTAACACTGTAGAACTTGATACTACAGAGCCTGACATTGTAGAGCCTGACACTGCAGAGCCTGACACTGCAGAGCTTAATACTACAGAGCCTGACACTGCAGAGCCTGACACTGCAGAGCCTAATACTGCAGAGCCTGACACTGCAGAGCTTAATACTGCAGAGCCTGACACTGCAGAGCCTGACACTGCAGAGCCTGACACTGCAGAGCTTAATACTGCAGAGCCTGACACTGCAGAGCTTAATACTGCAGAGCCTGACACTGCAGAGCCTGACACTGCAGAGCTTAATACTGCAGAGCCTGATACTGCAGAGCCTAACACTGCAGAGCCTGACACTGCAGAGCCTAACACTGCAGAGCCTGACACTGCAGAGCCTAACACTGCAGAGCCTGATAAAGCAGAACCTAACACCGCAGAACCTGACACCACAGAGGTTATCACTACAGAGCCCAACACTGCAGAGCTTAATACTGCGGAGCTTGTTACTGCAGAGCCTGACACTGCAGAGCCTGACACTGCAGAGCCAAACACTGCAGAGGCTGACACTGCAGAGCCAAACACTGCAGAGGCTGACACTGCAGAGCCTAACACCGCAGAACCTGACACCACAGAGCTTATCACTACAGAGCCTAACACTGCAGAGCTTAATACTGCGGAGCTTGTTACTGTAGAGCCAAACACCGCAGAGCCTGACAAAACAGAGTCTAACACTAAAGAGCCCAACATTGCAGAGCCTAATACTGCAGAGACTAACACCGCAGAACATGACACAGCAGAGACTGACACTGCAGAGCCAAACACTACAGAGCCTGACACTGCAGAGCCTGATACTGTAGAACCTGATACTACAAAGGCTGACACTACAGACCCTGACACTGCAGAGCCTGATACTGTAGAACCTGATACTACAAAGGCTGACACTACAGACCCTGACACTTCAAAGCCTAACACTGCAGAGTCTGACACTGTAAAGCCTGAAACTGCAGAGCCTGAAACTGCAGAACCTGATGCTATAGAGCCTGACATTGCAGTGCCAGACACTGCTGAGCCTAACACTGCAGAGCCTGACACTGCAGACCCTAACACTGCAGAGCCTGATACTACAGAGCCTTAA